In a single window of the Streptomyces cinnabarinus genome:
- a CDS encoding right-handed parallel beta-helix repeat-containing protein produces MTALLAAVAGTVAVAPTPAQAVDGPVTMIVDSALDAVDADVSDGVCRTAAGTCTLRAAVMAANTRPGSTIELPAGHYRLSIPPNPEYLNTRTADPTTGDLNVTAPTTFRGAGARETVIDADRVDRVLRMGADTTLSDLTVTGGEAKQREVRFTDPGGGGIANSKNMTLRRVAVTGNTAGYGGGIFNIPDSHLTLIESTVSNNTAGEAGGIRFDDTGTVLNSTIADNRVTDDWDRPGSLSGYGGGIDIRGTGLVDIRNSTITGNTSTDGGGGINIAPAYLDSLPSGVTDAIDAPLGHLALQNTIIAGNTVGPAPGDCKKAFAAIESRGGNLDSAGTCGLTAAGDLPRQEPRLGPLGNHGGPTDTAALLFGSPAIDAASDCPATDQRGVTRPQGPACDIGAFEYQP; encoded by the coding sequence ATGACCGCCTTACTGGCGGCCGTTGCCGGGACCGTCGCTGTCGCGCCGACTCCCGCGCAGGCGGTCGACGGGCCCGTGACCATGATCGTCGACTCCGCTCTGGATGCCGTGGACGCCGACGTGTCCGACGGCGTCTGCCGTACCGCTGCAGGAACCTGCACCCTGCGCGCGGCGGTCATGGCCGCCAACACCCGGCCCGGCAGCACGATCGAGCTGCCCGCCGGCCACTACCGCCTGTCCATCCCGCCGAATCCCGAGTACCTGAACACCCGCACTGCCGACCCGACCACAGGCGACCTGAACGTCACCGCGCCCACCACCTTCCGAGGGGCTGGCGCACGGGAGACCGTCATCGACGCAGACCGTGTCGACCGGGTCTTGCGCATGGGAGCCGACACCACACTGTCCGACCTCACCGTCACCGGAGGCGAGGCCAAGCAACGCGAGGTGCGCTTCACCGACCCCGGCGGTGGCGGTATCGCCAACAGCAAGAACATGACGCTGCGCCGTGTGGCGGTCACCGGAAACACCGCCGGCTACGGAGGAGGCATCTTCAACATCCCGGACTCCCACCTGACCCTGATCGAGAGCACTGTCAGCAACAACACCGCCGGCGAAGCCGGAGGCATCCGCTTCGACGACACGGGCACCGTCCTCAACTCCACGATCGCAGACAACCGCGTGACTGACGACTGGGACAGGCCGGGCAGCCTGTCCGGATACGGAGGCGGCATCGACATCCGCGGCACTGGCCTGGTGGACATCCGCAACTCCACGATCACAGGCAACACTTCCACCGACGGAGGGGGCGGGATCAACATCGCCCCCGCCTACCTGGACAGCCTGCCCTCCGGGGTCACCGACGCGATCGACGCACCGCTGGGCCACCTCGCCCTGCAGAACACGATCATCGCCGGCAACACCGTCGGCCCCGCCCCCGGCGACTGCAAGAAGGCCTTCGCCGCGATCGAGTCCCGCGGCGGCAACCTCGACAGCGCCGGCACCTGCGGTCTGACAGCCGCGGGCGATCTGCCCCGCCAGGAACCGCGCCTCGGCCCCCTGGGCAACCACGGCGGGCCCACGGACACCGCGGCACTGCTGTTCGGCAGCCCGGCCATTGACGCGGCCTCCGACTGCCCCGCCACCGATCAGAGAGGCGTCACCCGGCCTCAGGGCCCGGCCTGCGACATCGGCGCCTTCGAGTACCAGCCCTGA
- a CDS encoding integrase core domain-containing protein, with translation MVGWSTADHLRTGLVADALSSACRQRRPTRPVIFHSNRGCQYTSQQFTSLAAELGVILSGGRTGQCWDNALAESFFATIKRELLDTTVWPSRAAARTAILDFIEGWYNLHRLHSSLGYRSPAEYETALSA, from the coding sequence GTGGTCGGCTGGTCCACCGCCGATCATCTGCGGACCGGTCTGGTCGCGGACGCTCTCAGCTCCGCCTGCCGCCAGCGTCGTCCCACCCGGCCGGTGATCTTTCACTCCAATCGCGGCTGTCAATACACCAGCCAGCAATTCACGTCACTGGCAGCGGAGTTGGGTGTCATTCTGTCCGGCGGGCGCACCGGACAGTGCTGGGACAACGCACTCGCCGAGTCGTTCTTCGCCACCATCAAACGGGAGTTGCTCGACACCACCGTCTGGCCCAGCCGGGCCGCCGCCCGCACCGCGATCCTCGACTTCATCGAGGGCTGGTACAACTTGCACCGTCTGCACAGCAGCCTCGGCTACCGCAGTCCCGCCGAATACGAGACCGCACTCTCAGCCTGA
- a CDS encoding RacP protein yields the protein METAPAGLKKSRLMVVTELSRSQIVRGLAAYRELAGGKRWPPLMWSFDRGYHFCEDADELEAWERQWAEVKYTQISSVITGVLDPHARLFPKSRWVAYVVAQMNAIQSSLGMIAHPQLQ from the coding sequence ATGGAGACCGCCCCGGCCGGGCTGAAGAAGTCCCGGCTGATGGTGGTCACCGAGCTGTCCCGCTCGCAGATCGTGCGCGGCCTTGCCGCCTACCGCGAGTTGGCGGGCGGGAAGCGGTGGCCGCCCCTGATGTGGTCGTTCGACCGGGGCTATCACTTCTGCGAGGACGCCGACGAGCTGGAGGCATGGGAGCGGCAGTGGGCCGAGGTGAAGTACACGCAGATCAGCAGCGTGATCACCGGTGTTCTTGACCCGCACGCCCGACTCTTTCCCAAGAGCCGCTGGGTGGCCTACGTCGTCGCGCAGATGAACGCCATCCAGAGCTCGCTCGGCATGATCGCCCACCCGCAACTCCAGTAA